In one Nitrospira sp. CR1.1 genomic region, the following are encoded:
- a CDS encoding DUF4412 domain-containing protein → MRLCRKGRNVRAVMAGLLGGLLLAGIATAGDFEGIIVLSETSEGTTVQRRWFLKGDRLRFEETGPDAENNAMIFDAKKKVMYSLLHDERMYLEISTAESSKGAPEAIDDIVVMKTGASDKAAGYTCEIYRTNDKSDGSTGEVCMARGISNAALSGMMSAQAGGASLLPVWMQEMFKDGGFPIKGVDRNGQGKEEARWEAVTIEKKHLEDKLFVPPAGYHKQDMTVITPESASDPKPGPSMRGR, encoded by the coding sequence ATGCGTCTGTGTCGAAAAGGGCGGAACGTGCGTGCTGTCATGGCGGGCCTGTTGGGAGGCCTGCTGCTGGCCGGCATCGCCACGGCGGGCGATTTCGAGGGCATCATTGTCTTGAGCGAAACGAGCGAAGGGACGACCGTTCAGCGGCGATGGTTCCTGAAGGGCGACAGGCTGCGCTTTGAAGAAACCGGCCCGGATGCGGAGAACAACGCCATGATTTTCGACGCCAAGAAGAAAGTGATGTACAGCCTTCTGCACGACGAGCGGATGTATCTGGAGATTTCCACCGCAGAAAGTTCGAAGGGCGCGCCGGAGGCTATTGATGACATCGTGGTCATGAAGACCGGCGCTAGCGACAAAGCGGCTGGATATACGTGCGAGATCTATCGAACCAACGACAAGTCCGATGGCAGTACCGGCGAGGTCTGCATGGCGAGAGGGATCAGCAACGCCGCCCTGTCCGGAATGATGAGCGCGCAGGCGGGGGGTGCTTCGCTGCTCCCGGTCTGGATGCAGGAGATGTTTAAGGATGGAGGGTTCCCGATCAAGGGCGTGGACCGCAATGGCCAGGGAAAGGAAGAAGCGCGCTGGGAAGCCGTGACTATCGAAAAGAAACACCTCGAGGACAAATTGTTTGTCCCGCCCGCCGGCTATCACAAACAGGATATGACCGTCATCACGCCGGAGTCTGCCAGTGACCCGAAACCGGGTCCCTCCATGAGAGGACGGTAG
- a CDS encoding polyphosphate kinase 2 family protein, with product MNRYRIKPRCRPALKRFDPDDTGSYKKNEAGKANAKSATAGLIAKLDQLQERLYANRTRALLIILQGMDTSGKDGTIKHVMSGVNPQGCRVASFKAPTEKELEQDFLWRIHQEVPPKGYIGIFNRSQYEDVLITRVHGLVSKSVVTRRFNQINEFEELLVEDGTAIIKLFLHISKDEQKERLTERICDPEKRWKFSEGDLEERKLWDGYMTAFEDVMAATSTERAPWYIVPANRKWYRNLVVAELVVQALSAMNLSTPPAPRGVNFDELTID from the coding sequence ATGAATAGGTATCGCATCAAGCCACGTTGCCGTCCGGCCCTCAAACGGTTCGATCCCGACGACACCGGGTCCTACAAAAAGAATGAGGCCGGGAAAGCTAACGCCAAATCTGCGACGGCCGGCCTCATCGCGAAGCTCGATCAGTTGCAGGAACGCCTCTACGCCAACCGTACGCGGGCATTGCTGATCATCCTGCAAGGCATGGACACGAGCGGAAAGGACGGCACGATCAAGCATGTCATGTCCGGCGTGAACCCGCAGGGATGCCGCGTGGCCTCCTTTAAGGCGCCGACCGAAAAGGAACTTGAGCAGGATTTTCTGTGGCGGATCCACCAGGAAGTGCCGCCCAAGGGGTACATCGGAATTTTCAACCGGTCTCAGTATGAAGACGTGTTGATCACGCGGGTGCACGGTCTGGTCTCGAAGAGCGTCGTCACCCGGCGATTCAATCAGATCAATGAATTCGAAGAGCTCTTGGTCGAAGACGGCACGGCGATTATCAAATTGTTCCTGCACATTTCCAAAGACGAGCAAAAGGAGCGTCTCACTGAACGCATCTGTGACCCCGAGAAGCGCTGGAAATTCAGCGAGGGTGATCTGGAAGAGCGGAAACTCTGGGACGGCTACATGACGGCGTTCGAAGATGTCATGGCTGCGACCAGCACTGAGCGGGCTCCCTGGTACATTGTGCCTGCGAATCGCAAATGGTATCGGAATCTGGTTGTCGCGGAGCTCGTGGTGCAGGCGCTCAGTGCGATGAATCTGTCGACTCCTCCGGCTCCCAGAGGGGTGAATTTTGATGAACTGACTATTGACTGA
- a CDS encoding trehalose-6-phosphate synthase, producing the protein MRLSLRFILPLLLVLGVVAYSVVPLVDSLTLKWFTRDLESRSKLLASTMEVPLADLVASRSRTKIFAYFHKVIQDERLYALGFCDTQQRLLYQTLTYPDQLSCESLAHLAPGSSEVVDFAQGPLHVVVATIQSAGKVQGRLMLIHDMSFAHQRSTDTKWYIFYLFVGLAGVISAVTVLVAQLSWRGWVAGVRAILTNTGLPVEAHHAHSPELHPVAQDLHALVRELEADRRMRDESQITWSPASLKTILHEHLSGDEILIVSNRQPYIHNRRGQKVEVQVPASGLVSALEPVMRACSGVWIAHGNGSADKEVVDSRDHVRVPPDHPSYDIRRIWLSPDEESGFYYGFSNEGLWPLCHNAHVRPTFRTSDWEQYVAVNERFAAAVVEEAKTDDPVILVQDYHFALLPKMVREKLPNATIIMFWHIPWPNSESYGICPWRQEILEGLLGSSIVGFHTREHGNHFLACIDRNLEARIDRDSSTVSYGGRLTAVKPYPISIEWPSRWLENQRPVPDCRVHIRERHAMGPDRLVGIGVDRLDYTKGIMERFLAVERLFELQPEWVGKFSFVQIAAPSRTIIDQYQHFHDQVYALAERINKRFGREGYEPIVLKVKHHEPPDVYEYYRASELCFVTSLHDGMNLVAKEFIAARDDEQGVLILSQFTGAAQELPEALVVNPYDIDQCAAALHMALSMTPKEQRARMRSMRGLIQEFNVYRWAGRMLMDAARMRRRIRVMKQVGQASGQGR; encoded by the coding sequence ATGAGACTATCCCTCCGGTTTATCCTGCCCCTGTTGCTGGTCCTTGGCGTCGTGGCCTACAGCGTGGTGCCATTAGTGGATTCCCTCACGCTGAAGTGGTTCACGCGCGACCTGGAAAGCCGGTCTAAGTTGCTGGCCAGCACGATGGAAGTGCCGCTGGCCGATCTCGTGGCTTCCCGCTCGCGCACGAAGATTTTTGCCTACTTCCATAAAGTGATTCAGGATGAACGGTTGTATGCGCTGGGTTTCTGCGATACGCAGCAGCGCCTCCTCTACCAGACGCTGACCTACCCGGATCAATTGTCCTGCGAAAGCCTGGCTCACCTGGCGCCCGGTTCCTCGGAAGTGGTGGATTTCGCGCAGGGCCCTCTGCACGTGGTGGTGGCGACGATACAGTCGGCCGGCAAGGTTCAGGGCCGTTTGATGCTGATTCACGATATGAGTTTTGCGCACCAGCGCAGCACCGACACCAAGTGGTATATCTTCTATTTGTTCGTCGGCCTGGCCGGAGTGATTTCGGCCGTTACCGTGCTTGTGGCGCAACTCAGTTGGCGAGGATGGGTGGCCGGTGTCAGGGCCATACTGACCAACACCGGGTTGCCGGTCGAAGCCCATCATGCCCATTCGCCGGAACTGCATCCGGTGGCGCAGGATCTCCATGCCCTGGTGCGGGAATTAGAAGCCGACCGCCGGATGCGCGATGAAAGCCAGATCACCTGGAGTCCTGCCAGCCTGAAGACGATTCTCCATGAACATTTGTCGGGCGATGAGATTCTCATCGTGTCGAATCGACAACCCTACATCCACAACCGGCGGGGACAAAAAGTCGAGGTGCAGGTGCCTGCCAGTGGGTTGGTCTCAGCCCTTGAGCCGGTGATGCGAGCCTGCTCGGGCGTGTGGATCGCTCACGGGAACGGATCTGCCGACAAGGAGGTGGTGGACAGCCGGGATCATGTTCGGGTGCCGCCCGACCATCCGTCGTACGATATTCGCCGGATTTGGCTGTCGCCGGATGAGGAATCCGGGTTTTACTATGGCTTCTCCAACGAAGGGCTCTGGCCACTGTGCCACAATGCGCATGTGCGCCCCACGTTTCGAACCTCAGACTGGGAGCAATATGTCGCGGTCAACGAGCGGTTCGCCGCGGCGGTGGTCGAAGAGGCCAAGACCGATGATCCGGTCATCCTTGTGCAGGACTACCATTTCGCGCTGCTGCCGAAGATGGTCCGGGAGAAATTGCCGAACGCCACGATCATCATGTTCTGGCATATTCCCTGGCCCAATTCGGAGAGCTACGGCATTTGCCCCTGGCGTCAGGAAATTCTGGAGGGATTGCTCGGCAGCAGCATTGTCGGATTCCATACCCGTGAACATGGCAACCATTTCCTGGCCTGTATCGATCGCAATCTTGAGGCGCGTATTGATCGCGACAGCTCCACGGTGTCGTATGGAGGCCGGCTCACGGCCGTGAAGCCCTACCCGATTTCCATCGAGTGGCCGTCGCGTTGGTTGGAGAATCAACGGCCGGTGCCGGACTGCCGGGTGCATATTCGCGAGCGTCATGCGATGGGGCCTGACCGGCTGGTAGGAATCGGTGTCGATCGATTGGACTACACGAAGGGCATCATGGAGCGGTTTCTTGCCGTCGAACGATTGTTTGAGCTGCAGCCGGAATGGGTCGGCAAGTTTTCCTTCGTCCAGATCGCGGCGCCGAGCCGGACCATCATCGATCAGTACCAACATTTTCACGATCAGGTCTATGCACTGGCTGAGCGCATCAATAAGCGCTTTGGCCGTGAGGGATATGAACCGATCGTGTTGAAAGTGAAACATCACGAGCCGCCGGATGTCTATGAGTACTACCGGGCGTCCGAGCTCTGTTTTGTGACCAGCTTGCATGACGGCATGAACCTGGTGGCGAAAGAGTTCATCGCGGCGCGTGACGACGAGCAGGGAGTGCTGATCCTGAGCCAGTTCACGGGAGCCGCGCAGGAATTGCCCGAGGCGCTGGTGGTCAATCCGTACGATATCGACCAGTGTGCGGCGGCGTTGCACATGGCGTTGTCGATGACGCCGAAGGAACAGCGCGCGCGCATGCGGAGCATGCGTGGATTGATCCAGGAATTTAATGTGTACCGGTGGGCGGGACGCATGCTTATGGATGCGGCCAGGATGCGCCGTCGCATTCGCGTGATGAAGCAAGTGGGGCAAGCCTCGGGACAGGGGCGGTAG
- a CDS encoding DUF4325 domain-containing protein produces MNTKQKILVFLSRRSSATGGELREYLSLSRQAMSLHLRSLLETHQIVRSGTTRGARYSVSGKAEKPITITRQLPIQDCDEDRVWRQLTAQLSLERVLRPNVVAIARYAFTEMLNNAIDHSQAERCSIRFTLTPSLVGFDIRDAGVGVFHSIASKHHLPDEETALVELLKGKTTTMPEAHAGEGIFFTSRAGDDFTIRSHRIQIEWKRAKQDVFVSQQRYVTGTTIHFTVHRSAKHKLEEVFGEFAPAEYDFQFEKTRVFVKLLRRDYVSRSEAKRLLANLEKFREIRLDFRDVRSVGQGFADEVFRVFADRHPGIVIHPEHASPAVLAMINHVRPTTPRENSSH; encoded by the coding sequence GTGAACACCAAGCAAAAGATTCTGGTGTTTCTCTCACGAAGATCCTCGGCCACGGGAGGAGAACTCCGCGAATACCTCAGCCTCAGTCGACAGGCCATGAGTCTGCATCTTCGAAGCCTGCTCGAAACGCATCAGATCGTCCGATCAGGAACCACACGGGGAGCCCGCTATAGCGTATCCGGAAAGGCCGAGAAGCCGATCACGATCACGCGCCAGCTTCCCATTCAGGACTGCGACGAGGATCGAGTATGGAGGCAACTTACGGCTCAACTGAGTCTTGAGCGAGTGCTGAGACCGAATGTGGTGGCCATTGCTCGGTATGCGTTCACGGAAATGCTGAACAATGCGATCGATCACTCACAAGCGGAACGTTGCTCCATACGTTTTACACTGACACCGAGCTTGGTCGGCTTCGACATCCGCGACGCCGGTGTCGGCGTGTTTCATTCAATCGCGAGCAAGCACCATCTGCCGGACGAAGAAACGGCCCTGGTCGAACTCCTCAAAGGGAAAACCACCACCATGCCCGAGGCCCATGCGGGGGAGGGAATCTTTTTTACCTCCCGCGCCGGTGATGACTTTACCATACGCTCTCATCGCATTCAGATCGAGTGGAAGCGCGCCAAGCAGGATGTCTTCGTGTCCCAGCAACGATATGTGACCGGAACGACCATCCACTTCACAGTACACCGCAGTGCCAAGCATAAACTGGAGGAGGTGTTCGGCGAATTTGCCCCTGCGGAATACGACTTCCAGTTCGAGAAAACAAGGGTGTTCGTGAAACTACTCCGGCGTGATTATGTCTCTCGGTCGGAGGCGAAACGTTTGCTGGCCAATCTGGAGAAGTTCAGAGAAATCCGCCTTGATTTTCGTGACGTACGATCCGTGGGACAAGGTTTTGCCGATGAAGTATTCCGTGTGTTTGCTGATCGCCACCCCGGCATCGTCATCCACCCCGAGCACGCGAGCCCCGCCGTCCTGGCCATGATCAATCATGTCCGCCCCACTACTCCTCGCGAAAATTCGTCGCACTGA
- a CDS encoding Appr-1-p processing protein: MLKEVSGDILLSTAGAIAHGVAPHDNFKQGLALSLREQWPGMYKDFRHYCQTYNPKPGGAWSWKGPNSPVIINLFTQEPPASDHDRPGKATLPNVNHALQALKKELQAHQVKSLALPRLATGVGGLEWEHVYPLLQQALTELHIPVYVYGLYKKGVAAQEA; encoded by the coding sequence ATGCTCAAGGAAGTAAGCGGAGACATTCTGTTATCCACTGCCGGCGCGATCGCGCACGGTGTTGCTCCACATGACAATTTCAAGCAGGGCTTGGCCTTGTCGCTTCGCGAGCAGTGGCCGGGCATGTACAAAGATTTTCGCCATTACTGCCAGACCTACAATCCCAAACCAGGCGGCGCCTGGTCGTGGAAAGGCCCGAACTCTCCCGTCATTATCAATCTCTTTACGCAGGAGCCGCCGGCCAGTGACCACGACCGTCCCGGCAAGGCCACCCTGCCCAACGTCAATCATGCGCTGCAGGCGCTGAAAAAGGAACTGCAGGCACATCAGGTGAAGAGCCTGGCGCTGCCTCGTCTGGCCACGGGAGTGGGCGGGCTGGAATGGGAGCACGTGTATCCCTTGCTCCAACAGGCCCTGACAGAGCTTCATATTCCCGTCTACGTGTATGGACTGTACAAGAAAGGGGTCGCGGCGCAAGAAGCCTAG
- the tmpT gene encoding thiopurine S-methyltransferase encodes MEAKFWHDRWASNEIGFHKSEANPLLVKYLDELSLAKGSRIFLPLCGKTLDIGWLLSCGYRVAGAELSAVAMKQLFAELGVMPTITKVGALDHYRARQLDIFVGDIFKVTPELLGLVDAIYDRAALVALPEAMRVRYAEHLMTLTGQAPQLLISFEYDQQAMEGPPFSVSEAEVRQHYGERYDITLLTSLDVPGGLKGRCPATERVYVLAKGRR; translated from the coding sequence ATGGAAGCAAAGTTTTGGCATGACCGGTGGGCCAGCAATGAAATCGGCTTTCACAAGAGTGAAGCGAACCCGTTGTTGGTGAAATATCTCGACGAGCTGTCTCTTGCGAAAGGCAGCCGTATATTCCTGCCGCTCTGCGGCAAGACGCTCGATATTGGGTGGTTGTTGTCCTGTGGCTACCGAGTGGCCGGGGCGGAATTGAGCGCGGTGGCTATGAAGCAATTGTTCGCGGAACTCGGCGTGATGCCGACCATCACGAAGGTCGGCGCACTCGATCATTACCGTGCTCGGCAGCTCGATATCTTCGTGGGCGACATCTTCAAGGTCACGCCTGAGCTGCTGGGTCTGGTCGATGCCATCTATGACCGGGCGGCCTTGGTCGCCCTGCCCGAGGCGATGCGTGTTCGATACGCCGAGCATCTCATGACGTTGACTGGGCAGGCGCCACAACTGCTCATCTCCTTTGAGTACGACCAACAAGCGATGGAAGGTCCGCCCTTCTCGGTCAGTGAAGCGGAAGTCCGACAGCACTATGGAGAGCGGTATGACATCACCCTGCTAACCAGCCTCGATGTTCCAGGCGGCCTCAAAGGACGTTGCCCGGCCACGGAACGGGTGTACGTGCTGGCGAAAGGAAGGCGTTAG
- a CDS encoding DUF4412 domain-containing protein, which yields MRMKPALFVGLVLSLTSLPARAGDFEGVLHMKTSHVETGASSTMDWYLKGDRGRVEMSRTDGQMQVMLFDGKTRTMQMAMPGQKSYMEISLEGERGEPLKEALEGQRVERTGKTDSIAGYRCEVWRITDKEQHRVKSDLCVAKGFGKAATFWIDPKVARRSSQPGWVKQLVEEGGFGLRSIHYDAAGKESIRMEVTGIDKKNLDSSLFAFPADWAKQDLSGMQERLKAMRERKREGGADVSKMIEDMKTRKAARGKSAEAPGGDEPPPDLKELMKQLGEAMKKQQPPSQGGQ from the coding sequence ATGCGAATGAAACCGGCTCTTTTCGTTGGTCTGGTCCTGAGCCTGACGTCCCTTCCCGCTCGCGCAGGAGATTTTGAAGGCGTGCTCCATATGAAAACCAGCCATGTGGAGACCGGTGCCTCAAGCACCATGGATTGGTATCTCAAAGGCGACAGGGGGCGTGTGGAAATGTCGCGGACGGATGGCCAGATGCAGGTCATGCTATTTGACGGCAAGACCAGGACCATGCAGATGGCGATGCCGGGACAGAAATCGTATATGGAAATCAGTCTCGAGGGAGAGCGCGGTGAGCCCCTCAAGGAAGCCCTTGAAGGGCAACGCGTTGAACGCACCGGCAAGACCGACAGCATTGCGGGGTATCGCTGTGAGGTATGGCGGATCACTGACAAGGAGCAGCATCGCGTGAAGAGCGATCTCTGCGTGGCAAAAGGATTCGGGAAGGCCGCCACGTTCTGGATCGATCCGAAGGTAGCGCGGCGATCCTCCCAGCCCGGTTGGGTCAAGCAGCTGGTTGAAGAAGGCGGCTTCGGTCTTCGGAGCATCCACTATGATGCGGCGGGTAAGGAATCCATTCGCATGGAAGTGACGGGCATCGACAAGAAAAATCTGGACTCGAGCCTGTTCGCCTTTCCCGCCGACTGGGCGAAGCAAGACCTGTCGGGTATGCAGGAGCGGCTGAAGGCCATGCGAGAGCGGAAGAGGGAAGGCGGGGCGGATGTCTCGAAGATGATCGAGGACATGAAGACGCGCAAAGCTGCGCGAGGCAAGAGCGCCGAGGCTCCCGGAGGCGACGAGCCGCCGCCGGATCTGAAAGAGCTGATGAAGCAGTTGGGCGAGGCAATGAAGAAACAGCAGCCGCCATCGCAGGGCGGACAATAG
- the otsB gene encoding trehalose-phosphatase, with protein sequence MQDILNATGKRLLDRLASQGGSLFAFDFDGTLARIVQDRHIAGLTESARQALHALAVVAPTAIISGRSLADLSPRVKGVSAHLIGNHGLEGLHASERVMQQAQDCCRAWLKAVTTDDRDLTRAGVVVEDKVYSLTFHYRQVCSPAAAREAIFHAVSTLLPAPRLVMGKAVVNAIPSGNLHKGTAMLELMHQLRTSAALYVGDDDTDEDVFSLPDERIVSVRVGKKAATAAQWYLTRQSQIGQLLRYITEARARAVSA encoded by the coding sequence ATGCAAGACATCCTCAACGCTACAGGGAAGCGTCTTCTTGACCGGCTGGCTAGCCAGGGGGGCTCCCTGTTCGCCTTCGATTTTGACGGCACGCTGGCGCGCATCGTTCAGGATCGGCATATTGCCGGTCTGACGGAATCCGCGCGCCAGGCGCTGCATGCCTTGGCCGTCGTCGCGCCGACAGCGATCATTTCCGGACGTTCCCTTGCAGACCTCAGTCCCCGCGTGAAGGGAGTGTCTGCCCATCTCATTGGCAATCATGGTCTGGAAGGCTTGCACGCGTCGGAACGCGTGATGCAGCAGGCGCAGGACTGTTGTCGCGCGTGGTTGAAGGCCGTGACCACAGATGATCGAGACCTGACGCGGGCCGGCGTGGTGGTGGAAGATAAGGTGTATTCCCTGACCTTTCACTATCGGCAGGTCTGTTCGCCGGCGGCCGCGCGGGAGGCGATTTTTCATGCCGTGTCTACGCTGCTCCCGGCGCCCCGCCTGGTCATGGGAAAAGCCGTGGTGAATGCCATTCCCTCCGGCAATCTGCACAAGGGGACGGCCATGCTGGAGCTGATGCATCAACTCCGGACATCCGCAGCCCTCTATGTCGGAGATGACGATACGGATGAGGATGTCTTTTCACTGCCGGACGAGCGGATCGTGTCGGTGCGTGTGGGGAAAAAGGCGGCGACCGCCGCGCAATGGTACCTCACGCGGCAGTCGCAGATCGGGCAGTTGCTGCGGTATATCACTGAGGCGCGCGCCCGGGCGGTATCGGCCTAA
- a CDS encoding glycoside hydrolase family 15 protein: MVWGMYPYGLIGNCHVSAHIHESGSVDWLCLPRPDSDPVFGRMLDPEGGHFSISSPTSSAQVKTTQRYLPNTNILVTEVSTANSDTFRITDFCPRFEQYGRLYRPAALFRIVEPLAGTPSIRVSCRPIAGWGKEYARGMRGNSHVRYDIRGEYLRLLTNMPLTYLYEERPFALTEKTYFALTWGLGIEDDLAKVSHEFLDQTTRYWRMWVKHCSIPVLHQEEVIRSALALKLHCYEDTGAILAALTTSLPEEPGGPRNWDYRYCWLRDAYFSLTAFHNLGHFEEMEGFLKFLLNIAYTHEHSRERLAPVYTLSQDLPLPETEHRNWAGFCGSAPVRNHNQAAEHIQNDVYGELVLALTPIFSDNRFYDLRTKDQEQLVANLARLCDRTIAQPDAGLWEIRNGWQEHSFSNLMCWAGLDRAHRMHKAGFLPSLTLDLDAARARAAQALLNATKDGSLRNGPKDDTYDASLAQAAILGFPNRDVCESTMQSIARALAVQNGGKETGFYFRYLRTDDFGRPQSSFVICSFWVVQGLARLGRMAEAQQIMAQVLTGANHLGLFSEHFVPETRTQLGNFPQAYSHVGLINAAFAVSPSWTTVL; the protein is encoded by the coding sequence ATGGTCTGGGGCATGTACCCCTACGGACTGATCGGCAACTGCCACGTCTCCGCGCACATCCATGAAAGCGGGTCAGTGGACTGGCTCTGCCTGCCCAGACCGGACAGTGATCCGGTCTTCGGACGAATGCTGGATCCAGAAGGTGGGCATTTCTCCATATCAAGCCCTACCAGCTCCGCTCAAGTCAAGACAACGCAGCGCTACCTGCCCAATACGAACATCCTGGTGACGGAGGTCTCCACGGCCAACAGCGACACCTTCAGAATCACGGATTTCTGTCCCCGATTCGAACAGTACGGCCGTCTCTACCGCCCCGCAGCGCTCTTTCGCATCGTGGAACCGCTGGCGGGCACGCCCTCCATCCGCGTCAGCTGTCGACCGATCGCGGGGTGGGGGAAAGAGTATGCGCGCGGCATGCGCGGCAACAGCCATGTCCGATACGACATCCGCGGGGAATACCTCAGACTCCTGACCAACATGCCCCTGACATATCTTTACGAAGAGCGCCCCTTCGCCTTGACCGAGAAGACCTATTTCGCCCTGACCTGGGGCCTGGGCATCGAGGACGACCTCGCCAAAGTCAGCCATGAATTCCTGGACCAGACGACCCGCTACTGGCGCATGTGGGTGAAGCATTGTTCGATTCCGGTGCTGCACCAGGAAGAAGTCATCCGATCCGCCCTGGCCCTGAAACTTCACTGCTATGAAGACACCGGCGCCATCCTCGCGGCCTTGACCACCAGCCTCCCCGAGGAGCCGGGCGGTCCGCGGAACTGGGACTATCGCTATTGCTGGCTGCGCGACGCCTATTTCTCTCTGACCGCCTTCCACAATCTCGGGCACTTCGAAGAGATGGAAGGGTTTCTCAAATTTCTCCTCAATATCGCCTACACCCATGAACATTCTCGGGAACGGCTGGCGCCGGTCTATACGCTCAGCCAGGATCTCCCGCTGCCGGAAACCGAACACCGGAACTGGGCCGGCTTCTGCGGCAGCGCGCCGGTGCGCAACCATAATCAGGCCGCCGAACATATCCAAAACGATGTCTACGGCGAACTGGTCCTCGCGCTGACCCCGATCTTCTCCGATAATCGTTTCTACGATCTGCGGACCAAAGACCAGGAACAACTCGTGGCCAACCTGGCCCGACTCTGCGATCGCACCATTGCCCAACCGGACGCAGGGCTGTGGGAGATTCGCAACGGGTGGCAGGAACATTCGTTTTCGAACCTGATGTGCTGGGCGGGGCTCGACCGGGCGCACCGCATGCACAAGGCGGGATTTTTGCCGTCGTTGACGCTCGATTTGGATGCCGCCAGGGCGCGCGCCGCGCAGGCGTTGCTGAACGCGACCAAAGACGGCTCGCTCCGCAACGGCCCCAAAGACGACACCTACGATGCCTCCCTGGCGCAAGCGGCGATCCTCGGGTTTCCCAATCGGGATGTGTGCGAATCGACGATGCAGAGCATCGCACGCGCATTAGCCGTGCAGAACGGCGGCAAAGAAACCGGGTTTTATTTTCGCTATCTTCGGACTGATGATTTCGGACGGCCGCAATCCAGCTTCGTCATTTGCTCATTCTGGGTCGTGCAAGGCCTGGCACGGCTCGGGCGGATGGCAGAGGCGCAACAGATCATGGCGCAGGTTCTCACCGGCGCGAACCATCTCGGGCTCTTCTCCGAACATTTCGTTCCGGAGACTCGCACCCAGCTCGGCAATTTTCCCCAAGCCTATTCCCATGTCGGCCTGATCAATGCCGCCTTCGCCGTCAGTCCTTCCTGGACGACAGTCCTCTGA
- a CDS encoding DUF1794 domain-containing protein, with translation MGDDLLQYLGPLAALAGVWEGDKGDDVAPSDDRGTECNKFRERMTFEPFGPVNNHEQQLYGLRYATVAWRLGEDAPFHEETGYWLWDAAAKQVLRCFIVPRGVTVLAGGTVEPDATSFQISAEAGSDTYGICSNKFLDREFKTVRYELAVTVHGPDSFSYHEDTQLKMMGRNDLFHHTDANRVTRVK, from the coding sequence ATGGGTGACGATTTGCTTCAGTATCTTGGTCCGTTGGCGGCATTGGCCGGTGTGTGGGAGGGCGATAAGGGCGACGATGTGGCGCCGTCGGATGATCGCGGCACGGAATGCAACAAGTTCCGTGAGCGGATGACGTTCGAACCGTTCGGCCCCGTCAATAATCATGAACAGCAGCTCTACGGGCTTCGTTATGCGACCGTGGCCTGGCGCTTGGGCGAGGACGCGCCGTTTCACGAAGAGACCGGTTACTGGCTCTGGGATGCGGCGGCGAAGCAGGTGTTGCGTTGTTTCATTGTTCCGCGAGGTGTCACGGTGCTCGCCGGTGGAACCGTGGAGCCGGACGCCACGTCGTTTCAGATTTCGGCGGAGGCCGGATCGGATACGTATGGCATCTGTTCAAATAAGTTTCTGGATCGGGAGTTCAAGACCGTCCGGTATGAACTCGCGGTGACCGTGCACGGCCCGGACAGTTTCAGCTACCACGAAGACACGCAACTGAAGATGATGGGGCGGAACGACCTGTTCCACCACACCGACGCCAATCGGGTCACACGAGTCAAATAA